The following coding sequences are from one Musa acuminata AAA Group cultivar baxijiao chromosome BXJ2-4, Cavendish_Baxijiao_AAA, whole genome shotgun sequence window:
- the LOC103981211 gene encoding kinesin-like protein KIN-10C — protein sequence MMGSSSGARDGTDSLASKPQSQLQRGVRVVGKIRPFVDSEAGGSSCRARVSVTRFVGDHALVAFDDQQTCRKDSYKLDWCYEQDENIDQIFTAEVKPLIEGLFRGHNGCVIAYGAPGSGKSQLIQGSGQNPGLVMIALGEILAFANENRGSVTVSCYEVSQDHIYDLLEPKDQEVLILEDAAKRIQLKGLSQIPVNSISDFKKLSFHGCNMGKSWLKLPDDSTVRSHRGLIVYLSSVDEESNSSLIGKINFVCLADYEEIKQKGNARPQLAESTKINKSLYTLLNVVCALNAGENFIPYRESKLTRLLQDFLCKASRAVLITCLNPTICQDTLSAVNLASRSCQVANRHRCHSAKVIKSGSKFNQSCSPSIVGIPVRAVSQKKNEISQCASSEKKGYGTPYAIRRRSLQLGSLGTCFSEKQKTGFPSAIRKKKMPIGSSPPNKSESRKANSRVDIVAAVDTCSQGNVVLDYVDVDCPMLEEESCESVGPNCVENIMPTGGDCYTDEDTFVQDTVVGLGCDEKMTADPIDGTKDEIHKIFVNEDQSSPPLSARLREISNSLKLLSTQTTAIGSPNTDMTSTKQINKEKLDPKTPEVPFAVRLENEPNFDYIGSPQDIFKTRSTGLKKYLAQECLTFLNSANKEELKGLKGIGEKRATYILQLREESSEPFKNMDDLKEIGLSRKQINAMMSQVLGDF from the exons ATGATGGGTTCTTCCTCGGGTGCACGCGATGGTACCGATTCTTTGGCGTCTAAGCCTCAGAGTCAATTACAACGGGGAGTTCGCGTGGTGGGAAAGATCCGACCTTTCGTCGATTCGGAGGCCGGTGGATCCTCCTGTCGTGCTCGGGTTTCCGTCACCAGATTCGTTGGAGACCATGCCTTGGTTGCTTTCGATGACCAGCAAACTTG TCGGAAGGATTCCTACAAGTTGGATTGGTGCTATGAACAAGACGAAAACATTGACCAGATCTTCACTGCAGAGGTTAAGCCTCTCATAGAGGGGCTATTCCGTGGACATAATGGCTGCGTTATTGCTTATGgtgctccgggaagtggcaagtctCAGCTGATTCAG GGCTCTGGACAGAACCCTGGTCTAGTGATGATTGCTTTAGGGGAAATATTAGCCTTTGCCAATGAAAACAGAGGCTCTGTCACTGTATCATGCTATGAAGTATCTCAAGATCATATATATGATCTCCTGGAGCCCAAGGATCAGGAGGTGCTTATCCTGGAAGATGCGGCCAAGAGAATTCAGCTTAAGGGCCTTTCGCAG ATCCCTGTAAACTCTATCTCTGATTTCAAGAAATTATCTTTTCATGGGTGTAACATGGGCAAGTCTTGGCTCAAGCTTCCTGATGATAGCACAGTCAGGAGCCACAGAGGCTTGATTGTATATTTGTCTTCTGTTGACGAGGAATCCAACAGTTCTTTAATTGGGAAGATAAACTTTGTTTGTTTGGCAG ACTATGAGGAGATTAAGCAGAAGGGTAATGCGAGACCTCAACTAGCTGAGAGTACTAAGATTAACAAGTCATTGTATACACTTCTAAACGTCGTTTGTGCACTTAATGCTGGTGAGAATTTCATTCCCTACCGGGAAAGCAAATTGACCCGCTTGCTGCAAGACTTCTTGTGCAAAGCAAGCAGAGCTGTCCTGATTACATGCTTG AATCCAACTATCTGTCAAGACACTCTCAGTGCGGTCAACTTGGCATCTAGGTCATGCCAAGTAGCCAATCGACATCGGTGTCACTCAGCCAAGGTCATTAAGAGTGGTTCAAAGTTCAACCAATCATGTTCCCCTTCTATTGTTGGAATACCCGTGAGAGCTGTCTCACAAAAGAAAAATGAGATCTCTCAATGTGCATCATCTGAAAAGAAAGGATATGGAACCCCATATGCCATAAGGAGGAG GTCATTACAGCTAGGAAGTCTGGGAACCTGCTTTTCTGAGAAACAAAAAACTGGTTTCCCATCTGCAATAAGAAAGAA GAAAATGCCCATCGGATCAAGTCCTCCAAACAAAAGTGAAAGTCGGAAG GCTAATTCCAGAGTAGACATTGTTGCAGCAGTTGATACATGCAGTCAG GGTAACGTTGTATTGGATTATGTGGACGTAGATTGTCCTATGTTAGAAGAG GAAAGCTGTGAATCGGTTGGCCCAAATTGTGTAGAAAATATTATGCCAACAGGG GGTGATTGTTATACAGATGAAGACACTTTTGTCCAAGACACTGTTGTTGGACTCGGATGTGATGAAAAGATGACTGCTGATCCAATCG ATGGAACCAAGGATGAGATCCACAAAATTTTTGTCAATGAGGATCAATCATCTCCACCGTTGAGTGCAAGACTCAGAGAAATATCAAACTCATTGAAGCTTTTGAGCACTCAAACAACTGCTATTGGATCACCAAACACTGACATGACATCTACCAAACAAATAAATAAGGAAAAACTTGACCCCAAAACTCCTGAAGTTCCTTTTGCAGTGAGATTAGAGAATGAGCCAAACTTTGACTACATTGGCAGTCCGCAGGACATCTTTAAAACTCGCAGTACAGGACTGAAG AAGTATCTAGCTCAGGAGTGTCTTACTTTCCTCAATAGTGCTAACAA GGAGGAGCTTAAGGGATTAAAG GGAATTGGAGAGAAGAGAGCAACATATATTCTTCAGCTTCGTGAAGAATCTTCCGAACCCTTCAAGAAT ATGGATGATCTTAAAGAGATAGGCTTGTCTAGAAAACAG ATAAATGCAATGATGTCACAAGTCCTTGGAGATTTTTAG